A single Arachidicoccus sp. BS20 DNA region contains:
- a CDS encoding T9SS type A sorting domain-containing protein, with amino-acid sequence MKKQFILTLFALIVIAFPQKAFSQSLPSGTAGIVYTYDAAGNRTKVEYIVNNTSTTANVVDSQKIAVAKVSSNVLKVDVLYPNPTTGRFTVRLVKPLQNANVTIVDVSGRTVIKSVENGSLLTYDLSKQPSGIYLLYIQQQDQKITLKILKK; translated from the coding sequence ATGAAAAAACAATTTATACTCACGCTTTTTGCGCTAATTGTAATAGCATTTCCGCAGAAAGCTTTCTCACAGTCATTACCATCCGGCACAGCAGGTATTGTTTATACCTACGATGCCGCTGGAAACCGTACAAAAGTTGAATATATAGTCAATAATACTTCCACAACCGCAAACGTTGTGGACAGCCAAAAAATTGCTGTAGCTAAAGTAAGCTCCAATGTACTAAAAGTAGATGTACTCTACCCGAACCCGACAACAGGCAGATTTACCGTAAGACTGGTAAAACCGCTGCAAAATGCCAATGTAACCATTGTTGATGTTTCCGGCAGAACAGTAATTAAAAGTGTCGAAAACGGCTCGTTGCTAACCTATGATTTATCCAAGCAGCCGAGCGGTATTTATCTTTTGTACATTCAGCAACAAGACCAAAAAATTACTTTGAAGATATTGAAGAAGTAA